From Schizosaccharomyces pombe strain 972h- genome assembly, chromosome: II, the proteins below share one genomic window:
- the ucp3 gene encoding GTPase-activating protein Ucp3 produces MSGRRNETAIRELVQSVSGNNLCADCSTRGVQWASWNLGIFLCLRCATIHRKLGTHVSKVKSISLDEWSNDQIEKMKHWGNINANRYWNPNPLSHPLPTNALSDEHVMEKYIRDKYERKLFLDENHSTNSKPPSLPPRTKSSSQSSPMASTSTSKSRYADSLSTLHDMGFSDDSVNTHALEETNGDVTRAIEKIVQHGSSKPQKPSTLTSTKSTIKLVSARLKKRNKNLSVHFEDGTKPGDAYEVTGDTRAASPTLNPFEQMMAMTNQGMSVSPGVETTSSPFFTAPVEPNQPLQPLRPSMTGPVPSSMGSEATLNMPSTYGIDSNLYTNSNSSSIVQNPLQPARTGPAAINYNYTTNYSVSSPSVTNPFFDVGSSTQNASLMGSTGYPSSANNVYYENSYQGVGTSMSDNYQLPDMSKLSLNEQPAAPSNSNSQYMNTSMPTLDSTNMYGQSNQDPYSMSNGVYGSNYSAQPSTMQMQATGIAPPQPNMSMQMPMSMQSTGYQMPMENTWVDYNGMSQQGNGMQPATMNYSNSMGYDTNVPADNGYYQQGYGNVMMPPDASYTGTGSYVQPMNQPSGGMGAPADSSKADSYIQRIMQGKQ; encoded by the exons ATGTCTGGACGGAGAAATGAGACTGCAATAAGAGAACTCGTTCAATCTGTCTCAGGAAACAATCTTTGTGCCGATTGTAGCACTCGAGGCGTTCAATGGGCCAGTTGGAACCTTG GAATCTTTCTGTGTCTTCGATGTGCCACCATTCATCGTAAACTCGGTACTCACGTTTCAAAAGTCAAGTCGATTTCTCTTGATGAATGGTCTAATGATCAAATTGag aaaatgaaacatTGGGGAAACATTAACGCTAATCGGTATTGGAACCCGAATCCCCTAAGTCATCCGTTACCCACCAACGCTCTCAGTGATGAACA TGTTATGGAAAAGTACATCCGGGATAAATATGAACGGAAGCTTTTTTTAGACGAAAATCATAGTACAAACAGTAAACCACCATCTTTGCCTCCACGTACGAAAAGTAGTAGTCAATCAAGCCCAATGGCTTCTACTTCCACTTCAAAGAGCCGATATGCGGATTCGCTTAGTACTTTACATGACATGGGATTTAGCGATGACAGTGTCAATACCCATGCTCTTGAAGAAACTAATGGAGATGTCACTAGagcaattgaaaaaattgttcaGCATGGCTCTTCTAAACCGCAAAAACCTTCAACTTTAACCTCCACCAAGTCGACTATAAAGCTAGTATCGGCTCgccttaaaaaaagaaataaaaatttaagtgTACATTTTGAAGATGGCACCAAACCAGGGGACGCCTATGAGGTTACTGGCGATACTCGTGCTGCTTCGCCCACTTTAAACCCATTTGAGCAAATGATGGCTATGACAAACCAAGGAATGTCTGTGTCACCAGGTGTTGAAACAACCTCAAGTCCCTTTTTCACTGCACCTGTCGAACCCAATCAGCCTTTACAACCTCTGCGGCCGTCTATGACAGGTCCTGTCCCTTCTTCAATGGGCTCCGAGGCTACCCTTAATATGCCTTCAACTTATGGAATAGATTCCAACTTGTATACAAATTCCAATTCATCATCAATTGTGCAAAATCCTTTGCAGCCGGCACGGACAGGTCCTGCTGCCATCAATTATAATTACACCACTAATTACTCTGTTTCTTCTCCTTCGGTTActaatcctttttttgatgTCGGTTCATCAACCCAGAATGCATCTTTGATGGGGTCCACTGGCTATCCTTCATCAGCAAATAACGTTTACTATGAAAATTCTTATCAGGGCGTTGGTACGTCTATGTCTGATAATTATCAACTTCCCGATATGAGTAAACTTTCCTTAAATGAACAACCTGCCGCCCCATCAAATTCCAACTCACAATACATGAACACAAGTATGCCTACTTTAGATAGCACAAATATGTATGGTCAATCTAATCAAGATCCATACAGCATGTCTAATGGTGTATATGGTTCGAATTATTCTGCACAACCATCTACTATGCAGATGCAAGCTACGGGAATTGCCCCTCCACAACCTAATATGTCAATGCAAATGCCAATGAGCATGCAATCAACTGGTTACCAAATGCCTATGGAAAATACTTGGGTTGATTATAATGGTATGTCTCAGCAAGGGAATGGCATGCAGCCCGCGACTATGAATTATTCGAACTCTATGGGATATGATACCAATGTCCCTGCAGATAATGGCTACTATCAACAAGGATATGGCAACGTGATGATGCCTCCTGATGCATCCTATACTGGTACCGGTTCATACGTACAACCAATGAATCAACCTTCTGGTGGGATGGGAGCGCCCGCCGATTCCTCTAAAGCGGATAGTTACATTCAGCGCATTATGCAAGGAAAgcaatag
- the fnx1 gene encoding vacuolar amino acid transmembrane transporter Fnx1 — translation MVDQVNLATEQTSLLYPEVSRKKEELSVNKWTILPALWVGGFLSALDMTIVASLYPVIGSEFKLMNNASYIVTAYLITNTAFQPLYGRLSDIFGRRPTVVFANAAFTLGTFWCGISRSLPELCMARALAGIGGGGLGTMSSIISSDIVSLRERGTWQGITNIVWGIGGSLGGPLGGLIAQRWGWRTAFHFQVPMGILSTILVAWRVRVKPTVRNSNASLLSRIDYLGSFLLVTGITALVVTFNMGGDAFPWVSPVIITLLVSSVLILFAFYWVEKNIAVEPIAPVEILSQPTPLNVCLGNFFNAFCSFVIVYELPLFFETTLLMPSSEAGVRIFPYVISTSVGSLCSGLYMKKTGRYRNLVIAGFFFMLMGIVSFAVLTSFGHRTPLILISLCLAMTGCSYGMNLTSTLIAIISSLAPEEQAVATGLSYLFRATGSVIGISLSQTTTLSILMKQLASNLKDDPDKDDLIRRLRESISIIPNLPKDIQKLVIKSYATAFTWTFALVAIIAFAGFWCSLRIKQFYLHTSVDRS, via the coding sequence ATGGTCGATCAGGTAAATTTGGCGACAGAGCAAACTTCCTTGCTATATCCTGAAGTGTCTCGCAAAAAGGAAGAGTTGAGTGTAAATAAATGGACTATTCTACCTGCTTTATGGGTTGGTGGCTTCTTGTCTGCTTTGGATATGACAATTGTTGCAAGTTTATACCCTGTAATTGGTAGTGAATTCAAGTTAATGAATAATGCTTCCTACATTGTTACCGCCTATTTAATTACAAACACCGCTTTCCAACCTTTATATGGTAGACTTAGTGACATCTTTGGACGACGCCCTACCGTTGTATTTGCAAATGCTGCTTTCACGCTTGGAACTTTTTGGTGTGGTATATCGAGAAGTCTTCCGGAATTGTGTATGGCTCGCGCTCTCGCCGGCATTGGCGGTGGAGGTCTTGGTACCATGTCTTCCATCATTTCGAGTGACATCGTTTCATTGCGTGAACGTGGTACCTGGCAAGGTATAACTAACATTGTTTGGGGTATCGGAGGTAGTTTGGGAGGACCATTGGGTGGGTTAATTGCTCAAAGATGGGGTTGGAGAACAGCgtttcattttcaagtCCCTATGGGAATATTATCCACCATACTAGTTGCTTGGCGTGTCCGCGTTAAACCTACCGTTCGAAATTCCAATGCATCGTTGCTTTCACGCATTGATTACTTAGGCAGTTTTCTTCTTGTAACGGGCATTACGGCACTGGTAGTTACCTTTAACATGGGCGGGGACGCATTTCCTTGGGTTTCTCCAGTTATCATTACTTTGCTTGTATCTTCTGTCCTTATTTTGTTCGCATTTTACTGGGTCGAAAAGAATATTGCTGTTGAACCAATTGCGCCTGTGGAGATCCTATCTCAGCCTACTCCCTTGAATGTCTGTTTGGGtaactttttcaatgcGTTTTGCAGTTTTGTCATTGTCTACGAATTACCCTTATTTTTCGAAACGACGCTATTAATGCCATCGTCTGAGGCCGGTGTTCGTATCTTTCCTTACGTTATCTCCACATCTGTTGGATCTCTTTGTTCAGGCTTATACATGAAGAAAACTGGCAGGTATAGAAATTTGGTTATTgctggattttttttcatgttGATGGGTATTGTTTCCTTTGCTGTTCTTACTTCTTTCGGTCACAGAACACCCttaatattaatttctCTCTGTTTGGCAATGACCGGATGTTCTTATGGAATGAACCTAACTTCTACCCTTATTGCTATTATCAGTTCTTTAGCCCCAGAAGAACAAGCTGTTGCTACAGGCCTTTCCTATCTTTTCCGTGCAACAGGTAGCGTCATTGGTATCAGTCTTTCCCAAACAACAACTCTTTCAATCCTTATGAAGCAGTTAGCCTCCAACTTAAAGGACGATCCGGATAAAGATGATTTGATTCGACGTCTTCGAGAAAGTATAAGCATCATTCCAAATCTCCCCAAAGATATCCAAAAGCTAGTCATAAAGTCGTATGCCACTGCTTTCACATGGACTTTTGCCTTAGTTGCAATTATAGCTTTTGCTGGATTCTGGTGCTCGCTGAGGATCAAAcagttttatttacatacCTCTGTTGATCGTTCATAA
- the glo1 gene encoding glyoxalase I glo1, with translation MASTTDMSTYKLNHTMIRVKDLDKSLKFYTEVFGMKLIDQWVFEENEFSLSFLAFDGPGALNHGVERSKREGILELTYNFGTEKKEGPVYINGNTEPKRGFGHICFTVDNIESACAYLESKGVSFKKKLSDGKMKHIAFALDPDNYWIELVSQSETKPKANISNFRFNHTMVRVKDPEPSIAFYEKLGMKVIDKADHPNGKFTNYFLAYPSDLPRHDREGLLELTHNWGTEKESGPVYHNGNDGDEKGYGHVCISVDNINAACSKFEAEGLPFKKKLTDGRMKDIAFLLDPDNYWVEVIEQK, from the coding sequence ATGGCTTCTACTACTGACATGAGTACTTACAAACTAAATCACACTATGATTCGTGTGAAAGACCTCGACAAGAGtctcaaattttatacCGAGGTGTTTGGTATGAAACTCATTGATCAATGGGTTTTCGAGGAAAATGAATTCTCTTTGTCGTTTTTAGCTTTCGATGGACCTGGAGCTCTAAATCACGGAGTGGAACGTAGTAAGCGTGAAGGTATATTGGAACTGACTTATAACTTTGGCACTGAGAAGAAGGAAGGCCCTGTTTATATCAATGGTAATACCGAGCCTAAGAGAGGATTTGGACACATCTGCTTTACTGTTGATAACATTGAATCTGCTTGCGCATATTTGGAATCCAAGGGGGTTtcttttaagaaaaagctTTCCGATGGTAAGATGAAACACATCGCTTTTGCCTTGGATCCTGACAATTACTGGATTGAGCTTGTTTCTCAATCTGAAACTAAGCCCAAAGCTAATATTTCTAACTTTCGTTTTAATCATACAATGGTCCGTGTTAAGGATCCCGAACCTAGTATCGCCTTTTATGAGAAACTTGGAATGAAGGTAATTGACAAAGCGGATCATCCCAATGGTAAGTTCACCAATTATTTCTTGGCCTATCCTAGCGACTTGCCCAGACATGATCGTGAGGGATTACTTGAATTGACTCATAACTGGGGTACTGAAAAGGAGTCAGGACCCGTTTACCATAATGGCAATGACGGCGATGAAAAGGGTTATGGTCATGTTTGTATTTCCGTTGACAATATTAATGCAGCTTGCTCTAAATTTGAAGCTGAGGGGCTACCAttcaagaagaaattgacCGATGGCAGAATGAAGGATATTGCTTTCTTACTGGACCCTGATAATTACTGGGTTGAGGTCATTGAACAGAAGTAA
- the gfa1 gene encoding glutamine-fructose-6-phosphate transaminase has translation MCGIFGYINYLVERDRGYILKTLVKGLKRLEYRGYDSSGCAVDGDEGEDFIMFKEVGNVSKLEASIKGSNVNKSTKFINHCAISHTRWATHGIPSPINCHPQRSDPHSEFIVVHNGILTNYRELRTVLESRGMVFESETDTECVAKLAKFIYDTTPGVDFTSLAKLVFRELEGAYALLIKSSHYPGEVVATRRGSPLIVGVKSEQKLKVDFVDVEFPEPAEGLPGTPKPTSLHPVFSNPATNGMLRGDKPDLLHRAQSRAFVSGEGVPGPIEYFFASDATPIIEYTKRVMFLEDDDIAHVRDGELHVHRLRREGGGSTTRTIETLEMEIASVMKGNYDHYMIKEICEQPDSLLNTMRGRVNFVNRLVTLGGLESYYDIIRKSRRLIFVACGTSYHSCVAVRPLFEELTNIPVVVELASDFVDRCPSVFRDDTFIFVSQSGETADSLLALQYTLENGALAIGVVNCVGSSISRKTHCGVHINAGPEICVASTKAYTSQYVALVLMALYLSRDSVSRLERRNEIIDGLAEIGEKVQETLHLNAAIKQTAIEQLINKDKMLIIGRGYHYATALEGALKVKEISYTHAEGVLAGELKHGVLALVDNDMPIVMLLPDDYNFPKAWNAFEQVRARGGKPIIITDKKLDNLEGFTIIKVPKTVDCLQGILNVIPFQLLSYWLAVKRGHNVDQPRNLAKSVTVE, from the exons ATGTG TGGTATCTTTGGatatattaattatttggTTGAACGAGACCGTGGATATATCCTCAAAACACTCGTTAAAG GTCTCAAACGTCTGGAATATCGGGGTTATGATTCTTCAGGATGTGCTGTCGATGGAGATGAAGGTGAAGACTTCATCATGTTCAAAGAAGTTGGCAATGTTAGTAAATTAGAGGCATCTATAAAAGGATCGAACGTGAATAAATCCACTAAATTTATCAACCATTGCGCCATTAGTCACACCCGTTGGGCAACTCATGGCATCCCTTCTCCCATTAATTGTCATCCCCAGCGGTCTGACCCTCATAGTGAATTCATAGTCGTTCATAACGGTATTTTAACCAACTATCGTGAGCTACGCACCGTTCTTGAATCGAGAGGCATGGTTTTTGAAAGCGAAACCGATACTGAATGTGTGGCTAAGCTCgctaaatttatttacgACACTACTCCAGGAGTTGACTTCACATCACTCGCTAAACTCGTCTTTCGTGAACTTGAAGGTGCCTACGCTTTACTCATTAAAAGCAGTCACTACCCTGGTGAAGTGGTCGCAACTCGTCGTGGTTCTCCATTAATAGTTGGTGTCAAAAGTGAGCAAAAGCTCAAAGTTGACTTTGTCGATGTAGAATTTCCCGAGCCTGCAGAAGGTCTACCTGGAACTCCTAAACCCACCAGCTTGCATCCAGTTTTTTCCAACCCAGCTACCAATGGTATGCTTCGTGGTGACAAACCCGACTTGTTACATCGCGCTCAAAGTCGTGCTTTTGTATCGGGTGAAGGAGTTCCGGGTCCCATAGAGTATTTTTTCGCATCTGATGCTACTCCCATCATTGAGTACACTAAGCGTGTGATGTTTCTAGAAGATGATGATATAGCACACGTTCGCGATGGTGAATTACATGTTCATAGGTTGCGTCGTGAAGGCGGTGGTAGTACGACTCGTACCATTGAAACTTTGGAGATGGAGATTGCCAGTGTTATGAAAGGAAACTATGACCATTACAtgattaaagaaatttgtgAACAGCCAGATAGCCTGTTAAATACCATGCGGGGACGTGttaattttgtaaacagGCTTGTTACATTGGGTGGTTTGGAAAGTTATTATGACATTATTCGCAAAAGTCGTCGCCTAATTTTCGTGGCTTGTGGAACCTCCTACCATTCATGTGTAGCCGTTCGTCCTTTGTTCGAAGAACTCACTAATATCCCTGTAGTGGTGGAGTTAGCGTCTGATTTTGTGGACCGTTGTCCATCAGTTTTCCGTGATGAcactttcatttttgtcTCCCAGTCTGGTGAGACTGCTGATTCTTTGCTGGCTCTGCAGTATACCTTAGAAAACGGTGCTTTGGCTATTGGCGTAGTCAATTGTGTTGGTTCAAGTATTTCTCGTAAGACGCACTGTGGTGTCCATATTAATGCTGGCCCTGAGATATGTGTCGCATCCACTAAAGCCTATACATCGCAGTATGTTGCATTAGTGCTCATGGCATTATATCTATCCAGAGATTCCGTTTCACGGTTGGAACGCCGTAATGAAATTATCGACGGACTTGCCGAAATCGGAGAAAAAGTGCAAGAAACTTTACATCTTAACGCCGCCATAAAACAAACTGCCATTGAGCAGTTAATTAACAAGGACAAAATGTTAATTATTGGACGAGGTTATCATTATGCCACTGCCTTGGAAGGTGCATTAAAggttaaagaaatttcttaTACACATGCTGAAGGTGTCTTAGCCGGCGAACTAAAGCATGGTGTGTTAGCACTTGTCGATAATGATATGCCAATAGTTATGCTTTTACCAGACGACTACAACTTTCCGAAGGCTTGGAACGCATTTGAACAAGTTAGAGCACGTGGTGGTAAACCCATAATTATTACAGATAAAAAACTAGACAATTTAGAAGGCTTTACCATAATTAAAGTTCCTAAAACTGTGGATTGTTTGCAAGGAATTTTGAATGTCATTCCTTTTCAACTTCTAAGCTATTGGTTAGCTGTTAAACGTGGCCACAATGTTGATCAGCCACGCAATTTGGCTAAATCAGTTACGGTggaataa
- the pst1 gene encoding Clr6 I prime and Rpd3L histone deacetylase complex subunit Pst1, translating to MAKDWQDARLGQCHRLEDYSNVAINYTGPYLTPSGTMAYHPGNAPLFTQAPPHTNPQGPPPFPLFNSISPVYDPATGRLLYRNVNTQVSHTAIPNPANGYAAVYGGPPSQLPPPPQPQSHPNVTVISASPARAIEQQPTILSSTDSNIPRPGTVKSSASPFVPNQNPSAPPPPPQEYRQLNVTDALSYLDLVKLQFHQEPEIYNEFLDIMKEFKSQAIETPEVITRVSKLFAGYPNLIQGFNTFLPPGYSIEISSADPGSLAGIHITTPQGPLMINDLGKTTAPPPPHGSTTPLPAAASYTSMNMKQSSASHPVLQPPAPSTLQFNPSPSPAAPSYPPVDASVKQAADLDQAINFVNNVKNRFSHKPEAYNSFLDILKSYQHDQRPIQLVYFQVSQLFAEAPDLLEEFKRFLPDVSVNAPAETQDKSTVVPQESATATPKRSPSATPTSALPPIGKFAPPTTAKAQPAPEKRRGEPAVQTRNHSKRTRTATSSVEETTPRAFNVPIAQNKNPSELEFLEHARQYLANESKYNEFIKLLELYSQEVFDKNALVERCYVFFGSNEHLMNWLKDLVKYNPANPIPVPRPRVDLTQCKSCGPSYRLLPKIELLLPCSGRDDLCWTILNDAWVSFPTLASEDSGFIAHRKNQFEENLHKLEEERYEYDRHIGANMRFIELLQIHADKMLKMSEVEKANWTLPSNLGGKSVSIYHKVIKKVYGKEHAQQIIENLQKNPSVTIPIVLERLKKKDREWRSLQNHWNELWHDIEEKNFYRSLDHQGVSFKSVDKKSTTPKFLISELRNLAQQQKVELSEGKVTPSHQFLFSYKDPNIITDIARLFGVFLIHGSTHSAEDNEKMSNFLRSFLSLFFDVPYDSFIPYLPTHFNEEESDIDSLSSSLIEKPRASSSPIHHANNNGLRLLKDVLKKTYRGARENRSSVKEDYVSESTERTPDASEIDEHISEHEENDDESSSVFSTGEVWVNCKFTDTDGSLLDDGTKLSDRSVYNLFGNMSLYCFFRLFHTLYSRLEEIKNLEQMAYSKQHDVKSNPVAVELGLVRHPSERLGFALPTADTVYEQAIQLCERLMEGEIDQNGFEDALRCLYGIHAFRLYTVEKLVTSIIKQLHSVTTNRRLAQVFMYYEKDRVQRRTSPRQQIMYRIQTETAFGPDENLCCIDWNSQTRQSAIRLMGREDLTMGTLKSDAEKWCYYIGSYIMSSPTEGILPEHVRIPFLRKCLPSDEGNEDDESSSVVKSANAIITSFLESGLALTIPINTVKIRYENGTEDVFARNSEQVYNGPYDKIRDYRQSKWREWLNSDEGWTQGLSKDKVRRIKPCTIESLFNESTLRSGKAERFSENAGVESIGKKGKNLLNESGNGKKLDKGLPPKVNGKSSVTRGNKTNLKARNGRNNDDSSNKINLSEKEKEKESIEDEEKNREGSMSPVAKHASDVEDDHDVAKSTAPDFETSSHRPERSSEKKSPSPVFTSVKQTAENDADNEDDKTDMDDQTEETLDADNTMEEEPSKDDL from the exons ATGGCAAAAGACTGGCAAGATGCACGTTTAGGCCAATGCCACAGGCTTGAAGATTATTCCAATGTCGCAATAAATTATACAGGACCTTACTTGACTCCTTCTGGGACGATGGCCTATCATCCCGGTAATG CACCTTTATTTACTCAGGCCCCTCCTCACACCAACCCACAAGGACCACCTCCATTCCCTTTATTCAACTCTATCAGTCCAGTATACGATCCGGCAACGGGGCGTTTACTTTACCGTAATGTAAATACACAAGTGTCTCATACAGCCATACCGAATCCTGCAAATGGGTATGCTGCTGTTTATGGTGGGCCGCCTTCGCAGCTTCCTCCCCCACCACAACCCCAGTCGCACCCTAATGTTACTGTGATCTCAGCAAGTCCCGCTCGCGCCATTGAGCAACAACCGACCATACTTTCTTCTACTGATTCTAATATTCCTAGACCAGGCACTGTAAAATCTTCTGCTTCTCCTTTTGTTCCTAATCAAAATCCTTCTGCTCCACCTCCACCTCCTCAAGAGTACCGACAGTTGAATGTCACAGATGCTTTATCATACCTGGATCTTGTTAAATTGCAGTTTCATCAAGAACCCGAAATTTATAATGAGTTTTTAGATATCATGAAAGAGTTCAAATCGCAGGCGATTGAAACACCAGAAGTCATTACCAgagtttcaaaattatttgctGGATACCCAAATCTGATTCAGGGttttaatacatttttacCTCCTGGATACAGCATTGAAATAAGCAGTGCAGATCCTGGATCTTTGGCAGGAATCCATATCACTACGCCTCAAGGTCCTCTAATGATCAATGATTTAGGTAAAACCACTGCTCCTCCGCCTCCACATGGTTCAACTACACCTCTTCCTGCGGCTGCCTCTTATACTTCCATGAATATGAAACAATCGTCAGCCTCTCATCCTGTTTTGCAACCTCCGGCTCCATCTACATTGCAATTTAACCCCTCTCCTTCTCCAGCTGCTCCATCATATCCTCCAGTTGATGCATCTGTGAAACAGGCTGCCGATCTCGACCAAGccattaattttgttaataatgTTAAAAATCGGTTTTCCCATAAACCTGAAGCCTATAACTCGTTTTTAGACATCCTAAAATCATACCAACACGATCAACGACCTATACAACTTGTCTATTTTCAAGTATCTCAGTTATTTGCGGAAGCTCCTGACTTATTAGAGGAGTTCAAGCGTTTTTTACCTGACGTATCAGTTAATGCTCCCGCCGAAACTCAGGACAAGTCTACAGTAGTGCCTCAAGAATCAGCTACTGCCACTCCAAAACGATCTCCATCAGCCACTCCTACGAGTGCACTCCCCCCTATTGGTAAATTTGCTCCACCCACTACTGCCAAAGCCCAACCTGCACCTGAAAAGCGTAGAGGAGAACCTGCTGTGCAGACTAGAAATCATTCCAAAAGAACTAGGACTGCTACTTCTTCCGTTGAGGAGACTACACCACGTGCATTTAACGTACCTATAgcacaaaacaaaaatccCTCAGAACTTGAGTTTTTGGAGCATGCACGCCAATATCTTGCCAATGAATCAAAGTACaatgaatttattaaactCTTGGAACTTTATTCTCAAGAggtttttgataaaaacgCACTCGTTGAGAGGTGCTATGTTTTTTTCGGTAGTAATGAGCACTTAATGAACTGGTTAAAGGACTTGGTCAAATATAATCCTGCAAACCCGATCCCTGTACCTAGACCTAGAGTAGATCTTACACAATGCAAAAGCTGTGGACCAAGTTACCGCTTATTGCCAAAAATCGAGCTTTTGCTTCCTTGCTCGGGTAGGGATGATTTATGCTGGacaattttgaatgatgCATGGGTTAGTTTCCCAACTTTGGCTTCAGAGGATTCTGGATTTATTGCACACaggaaaaatcaatttgaGGAAAATTTACATAAACTAGAGGAGGAAAGATATGAATATGATCGTCATATTGGTGCTAACATGCGTTTTATAGaacttttacaaattcaTGCTGacaaaatgttaaaaatgaGTGAAGTTGAAAAGGCAAACTGGACTCTTCCATCTAATCTAGGAGGCAAGTCTGTCTCGATTTATCATAAGgtcattaaaaaagtttacgGAAAAGAACATGCACAGCAAATTATCGAGAATCTGCAGAAAAACCCTTCGGTAACCATACCAATTGTTTTGGAAcgtttgaagaaaaaagatagaGAATGGAGATCGCTTCAAAACCATTGGAATGAACTTTGGCATGATATAGAAgagaaaaacttttatcgAAGTTTGGACCATCAGGGAGTATCATTTAAAAGTGTTGACAAGAAAAGTACCACTCCCAAATTCCTTATTTCTGAGCTTCGTAATTTAGCCCAGCAGCAGAAAGTTGAACTATCAGAAGGGAAAGTCACACCCTCTCaccaatttttattttcttacaAGGACCCCAATATTATTACTGATATTGCTCGTTTGTTTGGGGTTTTTCTGATTCATGGTTCAACTCACTCTGCTGAGGATAACGAGAAGATGTCTAATTTTCTTCGGTCGTTTCTTTCACTTTTTTTCGATGTTCCCTATGACTCGTTTATTCCTTATCTTCCCACTCATTTTAACGAAGAGGAATCTGATATTGATTCTTTGTCATCTAGTCTCATAGAAAAACCGAGAGCTTCCAGTTCGCCCATTCACCATGCTAACAACAATGGCCTAAGGCTTTTGAAGGATGTATTAAAGAAGACTTATAGAGGAGCTCGTGAAAATAGAAGTTCAGTTAAGGAAGATTATGTATCAGAAAGTACTGAGAGGACACCTGACGCCAGTGAAATTGATGAACATATTAGTGAGCATGAGGAAAATGACGATGAGTCTTCATCAGTTTTTTCAACTGGCGAAGTTTGGGtgaattgtaaatttaCCGATACTGATGGTAGTCTCCTTGACGATGGAACAAAATTGTCTGATCGTTCTGtgtataatttatttggAAACATGAGCCtgtattgtttttttcgtttgttCCACACTTTATATTCAAGGTTAGAAGAGATTAAAAATCTTGAGCAAATGGCTTATAGTAAGCAACATGATGTCAAATCCAATCCTGTCGCAGTTGAGCTCGGATTAGTTCGCCATCCTTCTGAACGTCTTGGCTTTGCTTTACCTACAGCTGACACTGTTTACGAGCAAGCGATTCAGTTGTGCGAACGCTTGATGGAAGGTGAAATTGATCAAAATGGGTTTGAAGATGCTTTACGTTGTCTTTACGGTATTCATGCTTTTAGATTATACACCGTTGAAAAATTGGTCACTTCTATTATTAAACAACTACATTCCGTTACAACCAACCGTCGCTTGGCTCAAGTTTTCATGTATTACGAGAAAGATCGAGTACAAAGACGTACTAGTCCTCGTCAACAAATCATGTATCGGATACAAACAGAGACTGCGTTTGGACCAgatgaaaatttatgtTGCATTGATTGGAATTCACAAACTCGACAATCAGCCATAAGGCTAATGGGACGCGAAGATCTAACAATGGGAACTCTCAAGTCGGATGCAGAAAAGTGGTGCTATTACATTGGAAGTTACATAATGTCGAGTCCGACTGAAGGCATATTACCTGAGCATGTTCGAATACCATTCCTTCGAAAATGCTTGCCCTCAGATGAAGGAAATGAGGATGACGAGTCTAGTTCCGTGGTAAAAAGTGCAAATGCTATTATTACTAGTTTCTTGGAATCAGGACTAGCCTTGACAATACCAATTAATACCGTTAAAATCAGATATGAAAATGGGACCGAAGATGTATTTGCTAGAAATTCTGAGCAAGTGTATAATGGTCCTTATGATAAAATTCGTGATTACCGGCAATCAAAATGGCGTGAATGGCTTAATAGTGATGAAGGCTGGACACAAGGTCTCTCCAAAGATAAGGTAAGACGTATCAAGCCTTGTACCATAGAAAGCTTATTCAATGAATCCACTCTTCGCTCCGGCAAGGCTGAGCGGTTTTCTGAAAACGCAGGTGTTGAAAGCATAGGTAAAAAGGGgaaaaatttgcttaatGAATCTGGGAACGGAAAGAAACTAGACAAAGGGCTGCCACCGAAAGTAAATGGAAAATCTTCTGTAACAAGAGGAAACAAGACTAATTTGAAAGCTCGCAATGGGCGTAATAACGATGACAGCTCAAATAAGATCAATCTTTccgaaaaagaaaaagaaaaagaatccATTGAGGATGAGGAGAAAAATCGGGAAGGCAGCATGTCTCCCGTTGCAAAACATGCTTCAGACGTTGAAGATGATCACGACGTAGCGAAGTCTACAGCTCCTGACTTTGAGACTTCAAGTCATCGCCCCGAGAGATCTTCTGAAAAGAAATCCCCATCACCAGTGTTTACAAGTGTAAAACAAACGGCAGAGAATGATGCTGATAATGAGGACGATAAAACTGATATGGACGATCAAACTGAAGAGACGCTGGACGCCGACAACACGATGGAAGAAGAGCCTTCCAAGGATGATCTGTAG